Genomic DNA from Leptotrichia wadei:
GCCATTTCCGATAATTTCAAGAGAACTTTCCTCTCGATTGATTTTAGCTCCCCAGTTTTCCATAATATCCGTTGTTGTTGTAATATCCACCGAGAACTTCAAATTATCAATCTTTGACTTCTTCCCGCCTTCAGCTAATGCAGCCGCAATTACCGCCCTGTGTGAATAACTTTTAGATGGCGGAATTTCTATTGTACCGTTTAATATACTTGGTTTTATCGCTATTTTCATAAATTATTTTTCTCCTTTTTTTATTTTAATTAATTATATAGACTCTATAATCCGCTTTTTTTACGAATTAAATATTTTAAATTTATCATATGTTATTTATTAACTCATCTCCATTAATAACATTTTCTTCTCCAAATAACTCTTTTGCATTACTTATTATTTTTTCTTTATTAATTTTTTGATTATTTATTTGAATAAATACAATTAAATTTTCTTTTGCTCTTGTACAACATACATAAAATAACTTTTTTGTTCTATTAAAAATATCTTTCTTCGTTTTATCTAAAATATTATTCTCATCAAATATATTTTCTAACAGTAAATTGAAATTATATTTACTCCATTTCCCATTGTCTAGAATAACAAGAACATTATCAAATTCACTTCCTTTTACGCTATGCTGCGTTGAATAAGGAAAATACTCTTTCTGATACTCAATAGATTTTACATACTCAGAAAAAGAAATATCCTTTATTCTATTCCATAAATACCATCCTTTATTTTCAATAAATTCAATATATCTTTCATCATTTTTTATATTTAAAATATTATTAGCTTTATCTATTATCTGATAAATTTTATCATTTTGAGACTTCATTAATTCAATTAATTCATTCATTTCTTTTCTTATCTTTATTTTGTCTTCATAACTGGATATTTTTATTTTTAATTTTTTAAACAATTCAACATATTTATTTTCATTATACAAATTTATTGATTCATATATCAAATCTAACTTTTGTAAAATTTTATCTCTATTTGAAGTCGATTCATATTTTTCAGTAAGTCCATTAAATTTATAACCTAATAATGAGTCTTTATTTATAAAACTATTTTTTATCTTCCCCCATTCTATATCTTTTATTTTCTCAATTTCTTTTTTTGACTTCATATCTACTTGTTCCAAAATATTCTTTTTTATTTTTCCTTTTCCTGAAAATATTGGAAATTTCTCTATAATATAACCAAAATTATTAATATCTTCATCTTCAGAAATTTTTTTCTCTTTTAATTTAGATATTAATTTACTATAAATGAAATCATTAGTATATAGATTGTATAGTTCTTTAAATCCAGAATTTTCAGCATTCAATTTATGCGTTAATCTTAATTCTTTAGTGTTTAAGGTATTTTTAAAATCCCAATCATTAAAAATATATGTTTTTTTTAATTCTTCAAGAATATTATTATTGCTGTATATAAATTTAACATTTCCTTCTTTTATTTTACCAGTTTTTTCATCTATATTAGTTTCTTTCGTATTCTTTGAAGGGATTTGTTTAATTCCATCATCTCTTAATTTATTTGTTAATTCTATTACTTTTAGTGAACTTCTTCTATTCTGTATTTTATTAATTCGTTTTAGACTATCATCTTTTATATTTCCTATACCTGAATCATATATAGATTGCATAGAATCACCAAAAAAACCTATAATATTTTCTTTTTTACTATTATTTATATGATTTAAAAATATATTTGCTACTTCTTCACTTGTGTCTTGATATTCATCTATAAAAATAAAATTAGCATTATCTTTTAAAATATCACATAATTTAGAATATTTTTCAAACATCTTTTCCGCTATTAATAAAACCTCATCATGTCCTATTTTGCTATCCTCTTCTGATTTCAAACTATAATATTCATCATATACAATTTCTGAATTTAAGAAATATTCTAAATTTATTTTCATCTTATTTTTTTCCAGGTTATCTTTTGGTAAAGTAAATTTTTTATATTTTTCTTCTTCACTATAAATTAGTTCTATTATTGTTTCTTTCAATTCCTTTTGATATTTTTTTATTATTTTCCATAAGAACTCATGAATTGTAGAAACAAATAGTTTATCATTAGAAATTCTTGATTTTATTTCAGCAACAGCATTATTTGTATATGTTATACAAACTATTGATTTATTAGGATACATTCTCCCAATTTCTTGAATTAGTGAAATAAGTGAATATGTTTTTCCACTACCTGCTCCTCCTGTTAATATAAAATTCTGTTTATTTTCTATATATTGCAACATTTCTTTTACTTCATCTTCTATTTCTAATCTTCTTTCAACCATTCTAATCCCTCTTTTATAT
This window encodes:
- a CDS encoding UvrD-helicase domain-containing protein is translated as MVERRLEIEDEVKEMLQYIENKQNFILTGGAGSGKTYSLISLIQEIGRMYPNKSIVCITYTNNAVAEIKSRISNDKLFVSTIHEFLWKIIKKYQKELKETIIELIYSEEEKYKKFTLPKDNLEKNKMKINLEYFLNSEIVYDEYYSLKSEEDSKIGHDEVLLIAEKMFEKYSKLCDILKDNANFIFIDEYQDTSEEVANIFLNHINNSKKENIIGFFGDSMQSIYDSGIGNIKDDSLKRINKIQNRRSSLKVIELTNKLRDDGIKQIPSKNTKETNIDEKTGKIKEGNVKFIYSNNNILEELKKTYIFNDWDFKNTLNTKELRLTHKLNAENSGFKELYNLYTNDFIYSKLISKLKEKKISEDEDINNFGYIIEKFPIFSGKGKIKKNILEQVDMKSKKEIEKIKDIEWGKIKNSFINKDSLLGYKFNGLTEKYESTSNRDKILQKLDLIYESINLYNENKYVELFKKLKIKISSYEDKIKIRKEMNELIELMKSQNDKIYQIIDKANNILNIKNDERYIEFIENKGWYLWNRIKDISFSEYVKSIEYQKEYFPYSTQHSVKGSEFDNVLVILDNGKWSKYNFNLLLENIFDENNILDKTKKDIFNRTKKLFYVCCTRAKENLIVFIQINNQKINKEKIISNAKELFGEENVINGDELINNI